The following proteins are co-located in the Dehalococcoidia bacterium genome:
- a CDS encoding LLM class flavin-dependent oxidoreductase: MTDGKIGVDARGGDAVATVARIQELEELGIHCAWLTTGSETLDALTLFSAAAMRTKRILLGTCIVPTWLRHPLVTVQQLRVLARVAPGRMRLGVGPSHKSRMEALGIDFKQPLTDLREYVHVVKALLREGAVDFDGSHYRAHVRTNDPIPNVPVMASALQRGSYEFCGAEADGAISWVSPGVYLRDVALPAMKMGAQKAGRPAPPLIAHVPMCVHDNVQEVRAAAREQLSGYPHQPFYARMFAAAGFPEAGETGQWSDRMIDAVVLSGNEERVAARLRELYGWGISEVIVTVLYPGPDRKQTWTRTTGLLGKLSRGRG; the protein is encoded by the coding sequence ATGACCGACGGTAAGATTGGCGTGGACGCCCGCGGCGGGGACGCCGTTGCGACGGTGGCGCGTATCCAGGAGCTGGAGGAACTGGGCATTCACTGCGCCTGGCTTACCACCGGCAGCGAAACGCTCGACGCCCTCACCCTCTTCAGCGCCGCCGCCATGCGGACGAAGCGCATTCTGCTGGGCACGTGCATTGTCCCCACGTGGCTGCGACATCCCCTCGTAACAGTGCAGCAGCTTCGCGTGCTCGCGAGGGTAGCCCCCGGGCGCATGCGCTTGGGCGTGGGCCCGAGTCACAAGTCGAGAATGGAGGCTCTCGGAATTGACTTCAAGCAGCCTCTCACAGACCTGCGCGAGTACGTGCACGTCGTGAAAGCGCTGCTGCGCGAAGGCGCTGTGGATTTCGATGGGTCCCATTACCGCGCGCATGTCCGCACGAACGACCCTATTCCGAACGTACCGGTCATGGCCTCAGCGCTGCAACGGGGCTCCTATGAATTTTGCGGGGCGGAAGCCGACGGCGCCATCAGTTGGGTCAGCCCCGGTGTGTATCTGCGGGATGTGGCTCTCCCGGCGATGAAGATGGGAGCGCAGAAGGCCGGACGCCCTGCGCCTCCGCTGATTGCCCACGTCCCCATGTGCGTGCACGACAACGTGCAAGAGGTACGCGCCGCCGCGCGCGAGCAACTGAGCGGCTATCCTCACCAGCCCTTCTACGCCCGCATGTTCGCGGCGGCTGGCTTTCCCGAGGCTGGCGAGACGGGCCAGTGGAGCGACCGCATGATCGACGCGGTTGTGCTGTCTGGCAACGAGGAGCGGGTTGCGGCGCGCCTCCGGGAGCTATACGGGTGGGGTATCTCCGAAGTCATCGTGACCGTACTGTATCCCGGCCCTGACCGGAAGCAGACGTGGACGCGGACGACCGGCCTGCTGGGCAAGCTCTCCCGCGGGCGCGGCTAG
- a CDS encoding MaoC family dehydratase N-terminal domain-containing protein, translated as MAGPQFKYFPKFGKITEEGLAEIRSWMGKQFQCYEQYHTEVTRDNIRHYATLGLGDDNPLYLDPEYAAKTRWKGIIAPFSFPSSCMGRRGIPQGLPGVHNLWAGGELTCPAPLRLGTQIRCSSQITAFEEKRSQFAGKIYRQETTHTMRDQNDAVVAVYRHWAMRLERDESRERGKYKDITLAQVTDEDMKKIYETYEREKSLRRGAVPRYWEDVQSGESLPTMVKGPYTVTDMIGWKMGNGWDQFIRVYRLKYEYAKKHPGVMYKNTLGVPDVIERVHWDDDMAHALGAPGAYDYGWQRFALVSHLLQDWVGDDGWVRKLGGEVRFFGVVGDTLYLKGKVARKYAAARAHGAEGKDHLVDLDVWVEDQRGRVIAPGHATVMLPARAGGGGASA; from the coding sequence ATGGCAGGGCCTCAGTTCAAGTACTTCCCCAAGTTTGGCAAGATCACCGAGGAGGGGCTTGCCGAAATCCGCTCGTGGATGGGCAAGCAGTTCCAGTGCTACGAGCAGTACCACACCGAAGTCACGCGGGACAACATCCGCCACTACGCGACGCTCGGCCTCGGCGACGACAATCCGCTGTACCTCGACCCCGAGTATGCGGCGAAGACCCGCTGGAAGGGAATCATCGCGCCGTTCAGCTTCCCTTCGAGTTGCATGGGCCGGCGCGGCATACCGCAAGGCCTGCCCGGCGTCCACAACCTGTGGGCCGGCGGCGAGTTGACGTGCCCCGCGCCGCTGCGGCTCGGCACGCAGATCAGGTGCTCGTCGCAGATCACCGCCTTCGAGGAGAAGAGGAGCCAGTTCGCGGGGAAGATATACCGCCAGGAGACCACGCACACCATGCGCGACCAGAACGACGCGGTCGTCGCGGTCTACCGCCACTGGGCCATGCGGCTGGAGCGGGACGAGTCGCGGGAGCGCGGCAAGTACAAGGACATCACCCTCGCCCAGGTCACCGATGAGGATATGAAGAAGATTTACGAGACGTATGAGCGGGAGAAGTCCCTCCGGCGCGGCGCTGTCCCCCGGTACTGGGAGGACGTGCAGTCGGGGGAGAGCCTGCCCACGATGGTCAAAGGCCCGTACACCGTCACCGACATGATCGGCTGGAAGATGGGCAACGGATGGGACCAGTTCATCCGCGTCTACCGGCTCAAGTACGAGTACGCCAAGAAGCATCCCGGCGTCATGTATAAGAACACTCTGGGTGTGCCGGACGTCATTGAGCGCGTGCACTGGGACGACGACATGGCCCACGCCCTGGGCGCGCCCGGCGCGTACGACTACGGCTGGCAGCGGTTCGCGCTCGTCTCCCATCTTCTGCAGGACTGGGTGGGCGACGACGGCTGGGTCCGCAAGCTGGGCGGCGAGGTGCGCTTCTTCGGCGTCGTCGGCGACACGCTGTACCTGAAGGGTAAGGTGGCGCGCAAGTACGCCGCAGCGCGCGCGCACGGCGCGGAGGGGAAGGACCACCTGGTGGACCTGGACGTGTGGGTGGAGGACCAGCGTGGCCGCGTCATAGCGCCGGGCCACGCCACGGTCATGCTGCCCGCGCGGGCGGGAGGCGGCGGAGCGTCCGCCTGA